CGTCGTCGGCACCGGACTGGCGGGCGCCTCGGCGGCGAGTTCGCTGGGCGAGCTGGGCTACCAGGTGAAGAGCTTCTGCATTCACGACAGTCCCCGCCGCGCCCACAGCATCGCCGCCCAGGGGGGCATCAACGCCGCGAAGAATTACCAGAACGACGGCGACAGCGTCCAGCGGCTGTTCTACGACACGATCAAGGGTGGCGATTATCGCGCGCGCGAGGCCAACGTCTTCCGCCTCTCCCAGCTGAGCGTCAACATCATCGATCAGTGCGTGGCTCAGGGGGTCCCGTTCGCGCGCGAGTACGGCGGGCTCCTCGACAACCGCTCGTTCGGAGGCGCGCAGGTGTCGCGCACCTTCTACGCGCGCGGCCAGACCGGCCAGCAGCTGCTGCTCGGCGCCTACCAGTCGATGATGCGGCAGGTCGAGAAGGGATCCGTCCAGCTCTTCGCCAATCGCGAGATGCTCGACCTGGTGATCGTCGGCGGCCAGGCGCGCGGCATCATCACCCGCCACCTGATCACCGGCGCGCTCGAGCGGCATGCCGGCGACGCCGTGCTGCTCTGCACCGGCGGCTATGGCACGGCCTATTACCTCTCGACCAATGCCGTCAACTCGAACGTGACCGCCGCGTGGCGGGCTCACAAGCGCGGCGCCTTCTTCGCCAACCCCTGCTACACCCAGATTCACCCGACCTGCATCCCGGTCTCCGGTACCCATCAGTCGAAGCTGACGCTGATGTCGGAGTCGCTCCGCAACGACGGGCGGGTGTGGGTGCCGCAGCGCAAGGACGACGAGCGGCCGCCGCAGCAGATTCCGGAAGCCGAACGCGACTACTACCTCGAGCGGAAGTATCCGAGCTTCGGCAACCTCGTGCCGCGCGACGTCGCGTCGCGCAACGCCAAGACCGTCTGCGACGAAGGCCGCGGCGTCGGTGAGAGCGGCCTCGCCGTGTACCTCGACTTCGCCGACGCGATCAAGCGGCTCGGCCCCGAGGTGATCAAGGCGCGCTACGGCAATCTCTTCGACATGTACAGGAAGATCACCGACGCGGATCCGTATCAGGTGCCGATGCGGATCTACCCGGCGATCCACTACACCATGGGCGGCCTCTGGGTCGACTACAACCTGATGAGCAACGTGCCGGGGCTGCACGTCCTCGGCGAAGCCAACTTCTCCGATCACGGCGCCAACCGCCTCGGCGCGAGCGCCTTGATGCAGGGACTGGCCGACGGCTACTTCGTGATCCCCTATACGCTCGCCCACTATCTCGGCGGCGCCCAGTTTCCAGCCGTGTCGACCGACCACGAGGCCTTCGGCGAGGCCGAGCACAACGTCCAGGCACGGATCGACAGGCTCCTGGCCGTGAAGGGGCGCGAAACGCCGCGCCAGCTCCATCGCCGGCTGGGCCAGCTCCTGTGGGACTACGTCGGCATGGCCCGCAACGCCGAGGGGCTCAGACACGCCCTCGCCGAGATCCCGCGGCTGCGCGACGAGTTCTGGCAGAACCTCTCGGTTCCGGGCGAACCCGGCAACCTGAACAAGAACCTCGAGTACGCCGGCCGCGTCGCCGACTACCTCGAATTCGCCGAAGTCCTGGCGCTCGACGCGCTGCAGCGCACGGAATCGTGCGGCGGCCACTTCCGCGAGGAGAGTCAGACGCCCGACGGCGAAGCGCTGCGCGACGACGAGCGCTTCTCGTACGTGGCCGCGTGGGAATTCAAGGGCGTCGGCGCGCCGCCCGAGCTCCACAAGGAGCCGCTCACCTTCGAGTACGTGAAACCGTCACAGCGCAGCTACAAGTAACTCATGCGGATCACATTGAGAGTGTGGCGGCAGAACGGGCCCAACACGCAGGGCCGGCTGGAGACGTACGTCGCGGCCGACGTGTCCCCCGACATGTCGTTCCTCGAAATGCTCGACGTGGTCAACGAGGGGCTGATCGCCAGCGGAACCGACCCGATCGCCTTCGATTCGGACTGCCGCGAGGGCATCTGCGGTGCCTGCGGATTCCTGATCGACGGCGTCGCGCATGGACCGATGCGCGGCACCACGGTTTGCCAGCTGCACATGCGGTCGTTCAAGGACGGCGACACGCTGACCCTGGAGCCGTGGCGCGCCCGCGCCTTCCCGCTCGTCAAGGATCTCGTTGTCGACCGCTCGGCCTTCGACCGGATCATCCAGGCCGGCGGCTACACGTCGATCAACGTCGGCGGCCCGCAGGACGCCAACGCGATCCTCGTGCCCAAGCCAGTGTCGGATCTCGCGATGGATGCGGCGCAGTGCATCGGCTGCGGCGCCTGCGTGGCGCAGTGCAAGAACGCCTCGGCGGCGCTCTTCGCGTCCGCCAAGATCTCGCACCTCGGCCTCCTGCCCCAGGGTCAGCCGGAGCGCTATTCGCGCGTCGTGGCGATGATCGACCGTCACGACGCCGAGGGGTTCGGCAGCTGCTCCAACGAGGGCGAGTGCGAAGCGGTGTGTCCCAAAGACATCTCGATCACCGGCATCGCCCGCATGCACCGCGACTACTTCAAGGCGAGGGTGCTGCGCCGAGGCTGAGGAAGCCCCCGGCGCCGCCGCCACGGTCCCCTATCGCGTAAAGGCGATCGGCGCGGAACGGCCGCTCCCCGACGCGTTCACCGCCGACACCGTCAACTGGTAGTTGCCCAGCGCCAGCGCGCTGAAGAACGTGGGCACCGACACCGTGATGGTATTGGTGCCGTCGGGAGTTGGCTTGCCGGCGTCCATGGTTGCCACCGGCGTCGCGGTGTTGGGATCGGCGCCCGCCGCGAAGACGTCGATGCGATACGACGTAACCGTGGCGTTGTCGGGCGACGCCGTGAACGCGATGCCGGTCGGCGGTGCCACGGCGGCAGTGACCGTCACCGATACCGCCGCCGAGCGGGTGCTGAGGCCACCGGCGTCATAGGCGACGACCGTCAGGGAGTAGGTGCCGGCCGCGATCGACGACCACGTGAACGAGTAGGGAGACGAGGTGTCGGTGCCGAGCAGGGTCGTGCCGTTGTAGAACTCGACTTTGCTCATCTTGTTCTCTGGATCCGACGCATTCGCCGCGATGGTGATCAACGCGGGAGCAGTGAAGGACGCCCCGGACGCCGGCGACGAAATCGACACCGTCGGCGGCTGGTTCGCGGCGGCGTTCACCGTGACGCTGACAGCCGACGAACGCGTGTTCAGCCCGCTCGTGTCATACGCAACCGCGGTCAGCGAATACGTCCCGGCCGCGACCGACGACCACGTGAACGAATAGGGAGACGAGGTGTCGGTGCCGAGCAGGGTCGTGCCGTTGTAGAACTCGACCTTGCTCAGCTGATTCTCCGGATCCGACGCATTCGCCGCAATGGTGATCGACGCGGGCGCCGTGAAAGACGCTCCGGCCGCCGGCGACGAGATCGACGCGGTCGGTGGCTGGTTCGCGGCGGCGTTGACGGTGACGCTGACAGCCGACGAACGCGTGTTCAGCCCGCTCGTGTCATAGGCTACGGCGGTCAGCGAATACGTCCCGGCCGCGACCGACGACCACCTGAACGAATAGGGAGACGAGGTGTCGGTGCCGAGCAGGGTCGTGCCGTTGTAGAACTCGACTTTGCTCAGCTTGTTCTCCGGATCGGACGCATTCGCCGCGATGGTGATCGACGCGGGAGCGGTGAAGGACGCCCCGGACGCCGGCGACGAAATCGACACCGTCGGCGGCTGATTGGCCCCGGTGACGGTGACCGTGACCGGTGCCGAGCGGGTGGTCGCGCCCGCTCCGTCGTAGGCCAGCGCCGTGATGGAGTAGGTGCCGGCCGGGACCGACGCCCAGGTATCGGCGTATGGTGCGGTGAATTCCGTCCACAGCAAGGCGGTGCCGCTGTAGAACTCTACCTTCGTGAGTTGCCCTTCCGGATCGGACGCGGTCGCCGACAACGGGATGGAGGCGGGCGCCGCGTACGTCGCGCCATTTGTTGGTGACGTCATCGAGACCGTCGGCGGCTGGTTCCCAGCCCCGCTCACCGTCACGCTTACGAGTGAGGAGGTGGTATGGAGCCCGCCGCTGTCATACGCAATTGCCGTCAGCGAATACGTGCCGGCCGCGACCGACGACCACGTGAACGAATACGGAGATGAGGTGTCGGTGCCGAGCAGGGTCGTGCCGTTGTAGAACTCGACCTTGCTCAGTTGGTTCTCCGGGTCCGACGCGCTGGCGGTCATCGTGATCGACGCCGGCGCGCTGTAGGTCGCACCGGCCGCGGGTGATGTCAGCGAGACCGTCGGCGGCTGGTTCGTCGCCTGCGCGGAGGTAATGACCAGCGAATCGGCGGTCACGTCGGTGGCGGCCTTTGGATTGTGGCTCGTCGCCGCGATGCCGACGTAGACCGTGTCTGCCATCGCGATCGAGTCGGACCCGATCAGCGTCCAGTTCTTCCCGTCGGTGGACTGATAGGCCGTCAGCAGGGAGCCGGCGCGGGTCAGACGCACCCAGCCGGGCGCGACGCCGGACGATCCGGACGTACTCACGCTGTCGCCGCCGGCTTGCGGGCGCCGCTGGAACGCGTAGCCGTGGCCCGCCGAGAGCAGCGCAAAGGCTTGCGGCGAGTTCGCGTTGAGCGTCTCACGAATCATGACGCCCGCCTTCGACCACGCCGAGGCGGCGCTGACGGAATCGACGCGCGTTGACACGTCGACGTCGCCGGTCACCGGCTGATAGACGAAATGAAATTGATCGGAAGTGCCCCAGATGTCGGTGCCGCCGGCGTGAACCTGATAGACGCCGTTGGCGAAGCTCGCCGCGCCGGCGACGGCGGGTGCGCCGATGTCGGCATGCTGCTGGCCGGCCGGCAGCCCGAGCGGGGTCACCGAGATCTGCGAGAGCGCCGCAGTCGTCGCGCCAGACGCGTTATGGCTCGTCACCGCGAGTCCGACGTAGGCCGACGCC
This sequence is a window from Vicinamibacterales bacterium. Protein-coding genes within it:
- a CDS encoding fumarate reductase/succinate dehydrogenase flavoprotein subunit, with product GEAPRKIMTLDSHVPGGALAEKWDRHRFESKLVNPANRRKYTVIVVGTGLAGASAASSLGELGYQVKSFCIHDSPRRAHSIAAQGGINAAKNYQNDGDSVQRLFYDTIKGGDYRAREANVFRLSQLSVNIIDQCVAQGVPFAREYGGLLDNRSFGGAQVSRTFYARGQTGQQLLLGAYQSMMRQVEKGSVQLFANREMLDLVIVGGQARGIITRHLITGALERHAGDAVLLCTGGYGTAYYLSTNAVNSNVTAAWRAHKRGAFFANPCYTQIHPTCIPVSGTHQSKLTLMSESLRNDGRVWVPQRKDDERPPQQIPEAERDYYLERKYPSFGNLVPRDVASRNAKTVCDEGRGVGESGLAVYLDFADAIKRLGPEVIKARYGNLFDMYRKITDADPYQVPMRIYPAIHYTMGGLWVDYNLMSNVPGLHVLGEANFSDHGANRLGASALMQGLADGYFVIPYTLAHYLGGAQFPAVSTDHEAFGEAEHNVQARIDRLLAVKGRETPRQLHRRLGQLLWDYVGMARNAEGLRHALAEIPRLRDEFWQNLSVPGEPGNLNKNLEYAGRVADYLEFAEVLALDALQRTESCGGHFREESQTPDGEALRDDERFSYVAAWEFKGVGAPPELHKEPLTFEYVKPSQRSYK
- a CDS encoding Ig-like domain-containing protein, whose amino-acid sequence is MRVRVGRWALIAAAIVAIGSGAHVRAQQADQVTWADQDIGSPAIAGSASSTATGFTITAGGTDIWGTSDQFHFVYQQVSGDVDVRARVDSVTNASSWSKAGVMIRGSLAANAAQGFALVSAANGTAFQRRTVTGASSSHTAGPAKSAPQWVRLVRQGSTVSAYTSADGSAWTLISSDTIQLSASAYVGLAVTSHNASGATTAALSQISVTPLGLPAGQQHADIGAPAVAGAASFANGVYQVHAGGTDIWGTSDQFHFVYQPVTGDVDVSTRVDSVSAASAWSKAGVMIRETLNANSPQAFALLSAGHGYAFQRRPQAGGDSVSTSGSSGVAPGWVRLTRAGSLLTAYQSTDGKNWTLIGSDSIAMADTVYVGIAATSHNPKAATDVTADSLVITSAQATNQPPTVSLTSPAAGATYSAPASITMTASASDPENQLSKVEFYNGTTLLGTDTSSPYSFTWSSVAAGTYSLTAIAYDSGGLHTTSSLVSVTVSGAGNQPPTVSMTSPTNGATYAAPASIPLSATASDPEGQLTKVEFYSGTALLWTEFTAPYADTWASVPAGTYSITALAYDGAGATTRSAPVTVTVTGANQPPTVSISSPASGASFTAPASITIAANASDPENKLSKVEFYNGTTLLGTDTSSPYSFRWSSVAAGTYSLTAVAYDTSGLNTRSSAVSVTVNAAANQPPTASISSPAAGASFTAPASITIAANASDPENQLSKVEFYNGTTLLGTDTSSPYSFTWSSVAAGTYSLTAVAYDTSGLNTRSSAVSVTVNAAANQPPTVSISSPASGASFTAPALITIAANASDPENKMSKVEFYNGTTLLGTDTSSPYSFTWSSIAAGTYSLTVVAYDAGGLSTRSAAVSVTVTAAVAPPTGIAFTASPDNATVTSYRIDVFAAGADPNTATPVATMDAGKPTPDGTNTITVSVPTFFSALALGNYQLTVSAVNASGSGRSAPIAFTR
- a CDS encoding succinate dehydrogenase/fumarate reductase iron-sulfur subunit encodes the protein MRITLRVWRQNGPNTQGRLETYVAADVSPDMSFLEMLDVVNEGLIASGTDPIAFDSDCREGICGACGFLIDGVAHGPMRGTTVCQLHMRSFKDGDTLTLEPWRARAFPLVKDLVVDRSAFDRIIQAGGYTSINVGGPQDANAILVPKPVSDLAMDAAQCIGCGACVAQCKNASAALFASAKISHLGLLPQGQPERYSRVVAMIDRHDAEGFGSCSNEGECEAVCPKDISITGIARMHRDYFKARVLRRG